In the genome of Rhodoferax fermentans, one region contains:
- a CDS encoding cupin domain-containing protein, producing the protein MPALTLNLADFSLEHFMAHYWQQKPVVIRQGFKNWADLISPNELAGLACEDEVESRMVYKQGEQWQAEFGPFESFERFGDNGWTLVVQAVNHWSPEVAELVKPFAFIPKWRLDDVMISYAVPGGGVGPHIDLYDVFICQGSGRRRWRVGDVGNHRQFAAHAALLHTDPFEAIIDTELLPGDILYIPPGFPHDGVTLEESMSFSVGFRAKSACDMLSGLADYAIDKDQAQHLLTDPHRPIHQHQGQIDKADFARIKAHLQSVLDNNTLLADFAGSYFSKTKCALDLQALDEPLDAAELINALREQPLVRTGGLRCFYVDETLAQGVCYVDGERFDFGPACKDAVLALCDQDEPAYAALQSGLNNPELVRQLTEWVNAGYWYFKD; encoded by the coding sequence ATGCCCGCTCTCACACTCAACCTCGCCGACTTTTCCCTGGAACACTTCATGGCCCACTACTGGCAGCAAAAGCCGGTGGTCATCCGCCAGGGGTTCAAGAACTGGGCCGACCTGATTTCTCCCAACGAGCTGGCTGGGCTGGCTTGTGAGGACGAGGTCGAGTCACGCATGGTCTACAAACAAGGTGAGCAATGGCAGGCCGAGTTTGGGCCGTTTGAGTCGTTCGAGCGTTTTGGCGACAACGGCTGGACGCTGGTGGTGCAGGCGGTGAACCACTGGTCGCCTGAGGTGGCCGAGCTGGTCAAGCCCTTTGCCTTCATCCCCAAATGGCGGCTGGACGATGTGATGATCAGCTACGCGGTGCCCGGCGGTGGTGTGGGCCCGCACATTGACCTGTACGACGTGTTCATCTGCCAGGGCAGTGGTCGGCGCCGCTGGCGTGTGGGTGATGTGGGCAACCACCGACAGTTTGCCGCGCATGCCGCGCTCTTACACACCGACCCGTTTGAAGCGATCATCGACACCGAGCTGCTGCCCGGCGACATCCTGTACATCCCGCCGGGTTTCCCGCATGACGGGGTGACGCTGGAAGAGTCGATGAGCTTTTCGGTGGGTTTTCGTGCCAAGTCGGCCTGCGACATGCTCAGTGGCCTGGCCGACTACGCCATCGACAAAGACCAGGCCCAGCACCTGCTGACCGACCCGCACCGCCCGATTCACCAGCATCAAGGCCAGATCGACAAAGCTGACTTTGCCCGCATCAAGGCGCATCTGCAAAGTGTGCTGGACAACAACACGCTGCTGGCCGACTTTGCTGGCAGCTATTTCTCCAAGACCAAATGTGCGCTGGACCTGCAGGCATTGGACGAACCGCTGGACGCGGCCGAGCTGATCAACGCCCTGCGTGAACAGCCGTTGGTGCGCACCGGTGGCCTGCGCTGCTTTTATGTGGACGAGACACTGGCACAAGGCGTGTGTTACGTGGACGGTGAACGTTTTGACTTTGGCCCGGCCTGCAAGGACGCAGTGCTGGCGCTGTGTGACCAAGACGAACCCGCTTATGCCGCGCTGCAAAGTGGTTTGAACAACCCGGAACTGGTGCGCCAGCTCACCGAATGGGTCAACGCGGGTTACTGGTATTTCAAAGACTAA
- a CDS encoding MbcA/ParS/Xre antitoxin family protein: MTAVLEPQPAVSQDRGALAKMVMTLLDHWALPTEDQAALLGIATSNRAALTRYRKGEAIGTSRDQFERVGHLLGIHKNLRLLFPQNRELAYRWMSTRNKAFDNLTPVEVVKAWGFAGLLMVRAYLDRARGV; this comes from the coding sequence ATGACCGCTGTACTTGAGCCGCAGCCCGCTGTCTCGCAAGACCGGGGTGCGTTGGCCAAAATGGTGATGACTTTGCTGGACCACTGGGCCTTGCCCACCGAGGACCAGGCGGCGCTGCTGGGCATTGCGACCAGCAACCGAGCGGCCTTGACGCGCTACCGCAAGGGCGAGGCCATCGGCACCAGCCGGGACCAGTTTGAGCGTGTGGGTCATCTGCTGGGCATCCACAAGAACCTGCGTTTGTTGTTCCCGCAAAACCGCGAGCTGGCTTACCGCTGGATGTCGACCCGCAACAAGGCGTTTGACAACCTGACGCCGGTGGAGGTGGTGAAAGCCTGGGGTTTTGCCGGTTTGCTGATGGTGCGCGCCTATCTGGACCGTGCCCGCGGGGTGTGA
- a CDS encoding YchJ family protein — protein sequence MRNKVPDTHTACPCGSGLTYAQCCGPWHSGLAQGQHAPTPEALMRSRYSAYVKGLIDYLLATWHPSTAPGELELPPVKWLELNIRHTETSGDAGVVEFVARLRDAGRGARLHEISRFVREDGRWLYIDGTHPGKDEAAA from the coding sequence ATGCGAAACAAAGTCCCCGACACCCATACGGCCTGCCCTTGCGGCAGTGGTTTGACCTACGCCCAATGCTGCGGCCCCTGGCACAGCGGGCTGGCGCAGGGCCAACACGCCCCCACGCCCGAGGCACTGATGCGCTCCCGCTACAGCGCCTACGTCAAAGGCCTCATCGACTACCTGCTGGCCACCTGGCACCCCAGCACCGCACCGGGTGAGCTGGAGCTGCCGCCCGTGAAGTGGCTGGAGCTCAACATCCGCCACACCGAGACCAGTGGGGATGCCGGCGTGGTCGAGTTCGTCGCCCGCCTGCGTGACGCCGGGCGCGGCGCCCGCCTGCACGAGATCAGCCGTTTTGTACGCGAAGACGGCCGCTGGCTCTACATCGACGGCACCCATCCGGGCAAGGATGAGGCTGCGGCCTGA
- a CDS encoding KAP family P-loop NTPase fold protein encodes MTAQNLQIDFDQPLVAGSAIKKDVLSRKSFAEAAAGALQKVTSVNGFVLSVEGEWGSGKTSALAMIEDILLQPSEGLRPVIVHFNPWLVGERDALLRHFLARISKEISLSDHAKEGKRVAREIKSYSKVFDIVKLVPGAEPWASIIKTVIESVGESAGSIAEYKTPDIEQHKQRVEQALKKYPKPIIIFIDDIDRLFPLEVFEMIRIIKAVGDLPNLGYVLAWDPTYVADALKRVNVPQAESYLDKIVQVRIPLPSISLSARGQLINNALTRIDPEALKSRFKDDENRLSSLYFAGLRELLAQPRDVTRVFNTVRVIEPAIRGEVNFADIVGLAALMVKATPIFELLRRSPTYFVGRFPNSSGLGEKSDDLLQVGTDERKAALEACQLPAQVKRVVQFLFPLVAEADDEFAFGQVSDVAGHIAHPARLLVALQMNIGSADVSLGAARTYLHQANERDVIADALTSENCFEFMETLGDVAQFSDGKGINDLDALCLSIAALADRNPFPVRSKARDQLFVLRSEAIALRAIDYVVKAVGPDKGEAIAEKIIKSRHALTVAANLIGRSYLWHKDEQPEPVTAASSCKESMLQTFATNVLETCKTGEIFATSNPGFVFFILARAIPYACRGVFKAIKTAAPNLDNFALELLRHSFDSNKGQTYSLPKDIVLLTAYCSLEKFKEHARLRLVNHDLKFPARAAWMSVIEGKALYGIDGSDSNR; translated from the coding sequence ATGACCGCACAAAACTTACAAATTGACTTTGACCAACCTTTGGTTGCGGGCAGCGCAATCAAGAAGGATGTCCTTTCGCGGAAATCATTCGCCGAGGCAGCGGCTGGCGCGCTTCAAAAAGTCACCTCTGTTAACGGGTTTGTTCTCTCAGTTGAAGGCGAATGGGGCAGTGGCAAGACCTCCGCTTTGGCCATGATTGAAGATATATTGCTGCAACCAAGTGAAGGCCTGCGTCCAGTAATTGTTCACTTTAATCCATGGTTGGTTGGTGAGCGTGATGCCCTGTTGAGGCATTTTCTGGCCCGAATCTCTAAGGAGATTTCGCTGAGTGACCACGCGAAAGAGGGCAAACGAGTTGCCAGAGAAATAAAGTCCTATTCCAAAGTTTTTGACATCGTCAAATTAGTGCCAGGAGCAGAACCATGGGCATCAATAATCAAGACGGTGATTGAATCTGTCGGCGAATCTGCTGGCTCTATTGCCGAGTACAAAACCCCTGATATTGAACAACACAAGCAGCGCGTCGAACAAGCGCTAAAAAAATACCCAAAACCGATCATCATTTTCATAGACGATATTGATCGACTGTTTCCTCTCGAAGTATTTGAGATGATTCGGATTATTAAAGCAGTTGGAGACTTGCCTAATTTGGGCTATGTGCTGGCCTGGGATCCAACGTATGTAGCCGATGCTCTCAAAAGAGTCAACGTGCCGCAGGCGGAATCGTATTTGGACAAGATTGTCCAAGTTCGCATACCGTTGCCGAGCATTTCGCTTTCAGCAAGAGGGCAACTTATCAACAATGCGCTCACTCGCATTGATCCTGAAGCGTTGAAGTCGCGATTTAAAGATGATGAAAATCGACTTTCAAGTTTGTACTTTGCCGGACTCCGTGAGTTGCTTGCGCAACCTCGGGACGTGACGCGTGTTTTCAATACGGTACGAGTCATCGAGCCAGCTATTCGCGGTGAGGTCAACTTTGCCGATATCGTCGGCCTAGCCGCATTGATGGTCAAGGCAACGCCGATCTTCGAACTTCTGCGCAGGAGTCCGACCTACTTTGTTGGACGTTTTCCGAACAGCAGTGGCTTAGGCGAGAAGTCGGACGACCTTCTTCAAGTTGGGACTGACGAAAGAAAAGCCGCCCTAGAGGCATGCCAATTGCCAGCGCAGGTCAAGCGAGTCGTTCAGTTCCTTTTCCCTTTGGTGGCTGAAGCCGACGATGAATTTGCATTTGGGCAAGTTTCCGACGTAGCGGGCCACATTGCCCATCCCGCCAGACTGCTCGTCGCACTACAGATGAATATTGGCAGTGCTGACGTAAGTCTGGGTGCCGCTCGAACATACCTGCATCAGGCCAATGAACGGGATGTGATTGCTGATGCTCTTACATCTGAAAATTGTTTTGAATTCATGGAGACGCTAGGCGATGTCGCGCAATTCAGTGACGGGAAAGGGATCAATGATTTGGATGCTTTATGTTTGTCAATCGCTGCATTGGCTGACCGAAATCCGTTTCCCGTGCGCTCCAAGGCGCGTGACCAACTCTTTGTGCTCAGATCAGAGGCCATCGCACTTCGTGCAATCGACTATGTAGTTAAGGCAGTAGGCCCCGACAAAGGTGAAGCAATCGCGGAAAAAATTATTAAATCTAGGCATGCGTTGACTGTTGCCGCCAATTTGATTGGGCGAAGTTATTTGTGGCACAAAGATGAGCAGCCCGAACCGGTGACTGCAGCGTCCAGCTGTAAAGAATCAATGTTGCAGACTTTTGCCACGAATGTATTGGAAACTTGCAAAACCGGCGAAATCTTTGCCACATCAAATCCTGGTTTTGTGTTTTTTATACTTGCCCGTGCGATACCTTATGCATGTCGAGGAGTGTTTAAGGCAATAAAAACTGCAGCCCCGAACTTGGATAACTTTGCTCTAGAATTACTCCGACATAGTTTTGATAGCAATAAGGGGCAAACTTACAGCCTACCAAAAGATATTGTGCTTTTGACAGCGTACTGTTCACTCGAAAAATTCAAAGAACACGCCAGGTTGAGATTGGTAAACCACGATCTTAAATTTCCTGCTCGGGCAGCGTGGATGTCAGTTATTGAAGGCAAAGCTCTATACGGTATTGATGGTTCCGACTCGAATAGATAA
- a CDS encoding DEAD/DEAH box helicase, with protein MTSGERRLAQRLEQKLDDDYLLWYDVPIGPKQTHPDFVLLHPRRGLLILETKDWKLDTILRANRQSWDILGHNGPKVVINPLAQARHCAIQVVNALERDPQLVQADGPHQGKLAFPWGHGVVLTHITRKQFEAAGLGEAIEPHYVICKDEMEESADVEAFQQRLWQMFPHSFGGALSLPMLDRVRWILFPQVRVPTQGALFDDNDAEADLPGIMRVMDLQQEQLARSLGDGHRVIHGVAGSGKTMILGYRAEYLAKAGAPGSKPVLILCYNEPLGVKLHSMMVARGLSERVHVRHFHKWCHEQIRAFGQTLPGQGAHFFEELVQAVIRGVDRRHIPSGQYQAVLIDEGHDFAPEWLKLVTQMVDPTTNSLLVLYDDAQSIYERARAKAFSFKSLGIQAQGRTTILKINYRNTQQILQTASLVAADLLTANDKDDDGIPLVKPISCGREGEAPLIIRLPSLRDEAYAITDSLRAAHEEGHAWGDMAILCRDWHTMDLCAAALHQRGLPYNVRKRTGDFQPAADHIHVMTMHASKGLEFPVVALPGVGHMPAPGEPEKDEARLFYVAATRATQRLVLGVGGDGRFGKTLR; from the coding sequence ATGACCAGCGGCGAGCGCCGCCTGGCCCAGCGGCTGGAGCAAAAGCTCGACGACGACTACCTGCTCTGGTACGACGTCCCCATCGGCCCCAAACAAACCCACCCCGACTTTGTGCTGCTGCACCCGCGCCGCGGCCTGCTGATCCTGGAAACCAAGGACTGGAAGCTCGACACCATCCTGCGTGCCAACCGCCAGTCGTGGGACATCTTGGGCCACAACGGCCCCAAGGTGGTGATCAACCCGCTGGCGCAGGCGCGCCACTGCGCCATCCAGGTGGTCAACGCGCTGGAGCGCGACCCCCAGCTGGTGCAGGCCGACGGCCCGCACCAGGGCAAGCTGGCTTTTCCGTGGGGGCACGGTGTGGTGCTGACCCACATCACCCGCAAGCAGTTTGAGGCCGCTGGCCTGGGCGAGGCCATCGAACCCCACTACGTGATCTGCAAAGACGAGATGGAAGAGTCCGCCGATGTGGAGGCCTTCCAGCAACGGCTGTGGCAGATGTTCCCCCACAGCTTTGGCGGCGCTTTGAGCCTGCCCATGCTTGACCGCGTGCGCTGGATCTTGTTCCCGCAGGTGCGTGTGCCCACCCAGGGCGCCCTCTTTGACGACAACGACGCCGAGGCCGACCTGCCCGGCATCATGCGTGTGATGGACTTGCAGCAGGAGCAACTGGCACGGTCTTTGGGCGACGGCCACCGCGTGATCCACGGCGTGGCCGGTTCCGGCAAAACCATGATCCTGGGCTACCGCGCCGAATACCTGGCCAAAGCTGGCGCACCGGGCAGCAAACCGGTGCTGATCCTTTGTTACAACGAGCCGCTGGGCGTCAAACTCCACAGCATGATGGTAGCCAGGGGCCTGAGCGAGCGCGTGCATGTGCGGCACTTTCACAAATGGTGCCATGAGCAGATTCGTGCCTTTGGCCAGACGCTGCCTGGGCAGGGTGCTCACTTTTTTGAAGAACTGGTGCAAGCCGTCATTCGCGGGGTGGATCGCAGACACATCCCCAGCGGCCAATACCAGGCGGTGCTGATCGACGAAGGCCACGACTTTGCGCCCGAATGGCTCAAGCTGGTGACGCAAATGGTGGACCCCACCACCAACAGCCTGCTGGTGCTGTACGACGACGCGCAAAGCATCTACGAACGCGCGCGTGCCAAAGCCTTCAGCTTCAAAAGCCTGGGCATCCAGGCCCAGGGCCGCACCACCATCCTCAAAATCAACTACCGCAATACCCAGCAGATTTTGCAAACCGCCAGCCTGGTGGCGGCTGACCTGCTGACCGCCAACGACAAAGACGACGACGGCATCCCGCTGGTGAAACCCATCAGCTGCGGGCGCGAGGGCGAGGCCCCGCTGATCATCCGGCTGCCCAGCCTGCGCGACGAGGCCTACGCCATTACCGATAGCCTGCGCGCCGCGCACGAAGAAGGCCACGCCTGGGGCGACATGGCCATCCTGTGCCGCGATTGGCACACCATGGACCTGTGCGCCGCCGCACTCCACCAGCGCGGCCTGCCCTACAACGTGCGCAAACGCACCGGCGACTTCCAGCCCGCTGCCGACCACATCCACGTCATGACCATGCACGCCAGCAAAGGCCTGGAGTTCCCGGTGGTGGCCCTGCCCGGCGTAGGCCACATGCCCGCCCCCGGCGAGCCCGAGAAAGACGAGGCGCGGCTGTTTTATGTGGCCGCAACGCGGGCGACGCAGAGGTTGGTTTTGGGGGTGGGGGGTGATGGGCGATTTGGGAAGACATTGAGGTGA
- a CDS encoding B12-binding domain-containing radical SAM protein: MFKAGAAPRIVLATLNARYIHASLGLRYLLANLDQHGGPGLRALTQLREYTISRPAQEVVADLLATLGETNGAVQIIGFGVYIWNVTQTLAVLHLLKAARPDIKVVLGGPEVSHETTQQPITTLADFVITGWGDVSFAKLCRALIHGPQPLMKIIAGEQPNLADINLPYGEYSETDLAHRLLYVEASRGCPFKCEFCLSSLDKTAWAFELDRVLAALEVLYQRGARNFKFVDRTFNLKVEHSVRILQFFLDHLPAAGAPANEQLFLHFEVIPDHLPERLKAMLRQFPPGVLQLEVGVQSFNAEVQHTISRRQDNAASEANLRWLLTHSHAHLHADLIFGLPGETLYSFADGFDRLLAIGPHEIQLGVLKRLRGAPVARHSDEHGMVYDPEPPYTVLHTGVVDASTVQRFTRLVRYWDLLANSGRFAQTLVLLLQTPPAADVIGALGGTEAEQAAAQTSPFWRFWLLSDWLWQRLGSTHKLTPELLVDTLFAYLSQSLPPESVRQALLADYLGSGARANPQVLQGLLPRQAPAAAKAARTLAARQERHQTQS; the protein is encoded by the coding sequence ATGTTTAAAGCTGGCGCTGCCCCGCGCATTGTTCTGGCCACACTGAACGCGCGCTACATCCACGCCTCGCTGGGCCTGCGTTACCTGCTGGCCAACTTGGACCAGCACGGTGGTCCGGGCTTGCGTGCCCTGACCCAGCTGCGCGAGTACACGATTTCCCGGCCAGCTCAAGAGGTGGTGGCCGACCTGCTGGCCACGCTGGGCGAAACCAATGGCGCGGTGCAGATCATTGGGTTTGGGGTGTACATCTGGAACGTGACGCAAACGCTGGCGGTGTTGCACCTTCTCAAAGCGGCGCGGCCAGACATCAAGGTCGTGCTGGGCGGCCCCGAGGTCAGCCACGAGACAACTCAGCAACCCATCACCACCCTGGCCGACTTTGTCATCACCGGCTGGGGCGATGTGAGTTTTGCCAAGCTCTGCCGCGCGCTGATCCACGGCCCGCAGCCTTTGATGAAGATCATCGCCGGTGAACAGCCCAACCTGGCCGACATCAACCTGCCCTACGGCGAATACAGCGAAACCGATCTGGCGCACCGCCTGTTGTATGTGGAGGCCTCGCGCGGCTGCCCGTTCAAGTGTGAGTTCTGCCTGAGTTCACTCGACAAAACCGCCTGGGCGTTTGAACTGGACCGGGTGCTGGCAGCGCTGGAGGTGCTGTACCAACGCGGTGCGCGCAACTTCAAGTTTGTCGACCGCACCTTCAACCTCAAGGTGGAGCACTCGGTACGCATCCTGCAGTTTTTTCTGGATCACCTGCCCGCCGCAGGTGCCCCGGCCAACGAGCAGCTGTTTTTGCACTTTGAGGTGATCCCCGACCACCTGCCCGAGCGGCTCAAGGCCATGCTGCGGCAGTTTCCACCGGGCGTGCTGCAGCTCGAAGTGGGGGTGCAGAGCTTCAACGCCGAGGTGCAACACACCATCTCGCGCCGCCAGGACAACGCCGCGTCTGAAGCCAACCTGCGCTGGCTGCTGACCCACAGCCACGCGCACCTGCACGCCGACCTGATTTTTGGCCTGCCGGGTGAGACGCTGTACAGTTTTGCGGATGGGTTCGACCGCCTGCTGGCGATTGGCCCGCACGAGATCCAGCTCGGTGTGCTCAAACGCCTGCGCGGCGCGCCGGTGGCGCGGCACAGCGACGAGCATGGCATGGTCTACGACCCCGAGCCGCCCTACACCGTGTTGCACACCGGCGTGGTCGATGCCAGCACCGTGCAACGCTTCACGCGCCTGGTGCGCTACTGGGACTTGCTGGCCAACTCGGGGCGTTTTGCCCAGACGCTGGTTTTGCTGTTGCAGACACCGCCCGCCGCCGATGTGATTGGGGCCTTGGGTGGCACCGAGGCAGAGCAGGCCGCCGCGCAAACCTCGCCGTTCTGGCGGTTCTGGCTGCTGTCAGACTGGTTGTGGCAGCGCCTGGGCAGCACCCACAAACTGACGCCTGAGCTGCTGGTGGACACGTTGTTTGCCTACTTGAGCCAGAGCCTGCCCCCCGAATCCGTGCGCCAGGCCCTGTTGGCCGACTACCTCGGCAGCGGCGCCCGTGCCAACCCGCAGGTTTTGCAAGGCCTGCTGCCGCGTCAGGCACCTGCCGCCGCCAAGGCAGCACGCACGCTGGCGGCGCGGCAGGAGCGGCACCAAACCCAGAGTTGA
- a CDS encoding FKBP-type peptidyl-prolyl cis-trans isomerase: MNIEKDTVVTLRYKVADAKGKLLEEAKEPMAYLHGGYNNTLPKIEEALQGKTAGFQTTLVLQPEDGFGLRDESLAQTMPRRDFPPGVKVGGQLHGHTADGREQAFRVVKIKGDTVLLDGNHPWAGLELRFSLKVTEVRAASAEELAHGHVHGAHGHHH, translated from the coding sequence ATGAACATCGAAAAAGACACCGTTGTCACCCTGCGCTACAAAGTGGCCGACGCCAAGGGCAAACTCCTTGAAGAAGCCAAAGAGCCCATGGCCTACCTGCATGGCGGCTACAACAACACCCTGCCCAAAATCGAAGAAGCGCTGCAAGGCAAAACTGCAGGCTTTCAGACCACGCTGGTGCTGCAACCCGAAGACGGCTTTGGCCTGCGTGATGAGAGCCTGGCGCAAACCATGCCGCGCCGCGACTTCCCGCCGGGTGTCAAGGTCGGTGGCCAATTACATGGCCACACCGCCGACGGGCGCGAACAGGCTTTTCGCGTGGTCAAGATCAAGGGCGACACCGTGCTGCTGGACGGCAACCACCCCTGGGCTGGTTTGGAACTGCGCTTTAGCCTCAAGGTGACCGAGGTGCGCGCCGCCAGCGCCGAAGAGCTGGCCCACGGCCACGTTCACGGCGCGCACGGCCACCACCACTGA
- a CDS encoding ABC transporter substrate-binding protein — translation MKFFLLYLLPVLALTACQRAPETAPATLPKTAVTLLHYFPGQISRGLPDVTRSFDAQSTQFELKSVLLDHDAFKTAIQDSVKGEQPPDLYSNWAGARTAVLVPDLEPLDDLWQEEGLDGRFPPELVRQASDYHGHKYMLPVAQYGVTFFYNKAVFTQHHLTPPRTWDEFLAVCATLKANGVTPIALGAKDRWPAQFWFDMLLLRTTPYAFRQQLMQGQVRYDDPQVKAVFALWASLIDKGYFNPNPQELGWYRGANEMVFKGSAAMTLMGSWNFDYFSNDAHQWVLGQDYDVFAFPQIRGDVPRVALGSVDGLVLPKKAINKEGAKEVLRYLAGQAQQQAFTRHSGALAPSSQVPRSAYNAAQQRLFDDFGRSVHFAFAYDLSTPHTVAELGLHAFAEFLALPKAYPNILNRLAREAAAYFQANPAH, via the coding sequence GTGAAGTTCTTCCTCCTCTATTTGCTGCCCGTGCTGGCCCTGACGGCCTGCCAGCGGGCGCCCGAGACTGCACCTGCTACCCTGCCCAAGACGGCAGTGACTTTGTTGCACTATTTCCCCGGTCAAATCAGCCGCGGTCTGCCGGATGTGACGCGCAGTTTTGATGCCCAGTCCACCCAATTTGAGCTGAAGTCAGTCTTGCTGGACCATGACGCTTTCAAAACCGCCATCCAGGACAGTGTCAAGGGCGAGCAACCGCCTGACCTGTACTCCAACTGGGCGGGGGCGCGCACCGCTGTTCTGGTGCCCGATCTGGAGCCGCTGGACGATCTCTGGCAGGAGGAAGGGCTGGACGGGCGTTTTCCGCCCGAACTGGTGCGCCAGGCCAGTGACTACCATGGCCACAAATACATGCTGCCAGTGGCCCAGTATGGCGTGACTTTTTTCTACAACAAGGCGGTGTTCACCCAGCACCACCTGACACCTCCCCGCACTTGGGATGAGTTCCTGGCCGTCTGCGCCACCCTCAAGGCCAACGGTGTCACGCCGATCGCTCTGGGTGCCAAAGATCGCTGGCCCGCGCAGTTCTGGTTTGACATGCTGCTGCTGCGCACCACACCCTATGCGTTCCGGCAACAACTGATGCAGGGACAGGTGCGTTACGACGACCCGCAGGTGAAAGCCGTGTTTGCGCTGTGGGCCAGTCTGATTGACAAAGGCTACTTCAACCCGAACCCCCAGGAGCTGGGTTGGTACCGGGGCGCCAATGAGATGGTGTTCAAGGGCAGCGCCGCCATGACCCTGATGGGCAGCTGGAACTTCGACTACTTCAGCAACGACGCACACCAATGGGTGCTGGGCCAGGACTATGACGTGTTCGCCTTTCCACAGATCAGGGGCGATGTGCCACGCGTGGCGCTGGGGTCGGTGGACGGCCTGGTGCTGCCCAAAAAAGCCATCAACAAAGAAGGTGCCAAAGAGGTGCTGCGCTACCTGGCTGGCCAGGCGCAGCAGCAGGCCTTTACCCGCCACTCTGGCGCACTGGCACCCAGTAGCCAGGTGCCACGCAGCGCTTACAACGCTGCACAGCAACGCCTGTTTGACGACTTTGGCCGCAGCGTGCACTTTGCTTTTGCCTACGACCTGAGCACCCCACACACTGTGGCTGAGCTGGGGCTGCACGCGTTTGCAGAGTTTCTGGCCTTGCCCAAGGCCTATCCAAACATTCTGAACCGACTGGCCCGGGAGGCAGCTGCGTACTTTCAGGCGAACCCAGCCCACTGA
- a CDS encoding RES family NAD+ phosphorylase: MDSLFAHLTLADVHRSVIRNVVSIGTSQDLFDDLTSSPAEWAMAQQVEDEVKPPLYVSRTPVIHRPFEDAAWANAIGWPFKHWQRSRFSDGSFGVWYGCDSAETSVYETAYHWFNGLLSDAGFEKEKVVGERKLYDVSCDAALLDLRPLTAQHPGLMHPTDYSATQSVGARLHREGHPGLVTTSVRYAPGTNYAVLNPAVLSNPRLHCQLTYRLDGQHIVVEKQPGVMWMDVATAAL, encoded by the coding sequence ATGGATTCGCTGTTTGCCCACCTCACGCTGGCCGATGTGCACCGCAGCGTGATCCGCAATGTTGTGTCCATCGGCACATCCCAAGACCTGTTTGATGACTTGACCAGCAGCCCGGCTGAGTGGGCGATGGCGCAGCAGGTTGAAGACGAGGTCAAACCCCCGCTCTATGTGTCCAGAACCCCGGTCATCCACCGGCCGTTTGAAGATGCCGCCTGGGCCAACGCGATTGGCTGGCCCTTCAAGCACTGGCAACGCAGCCGGTTTTCTGACGGCTCGTTTGGCGTCTGGTACGGCTGTGACTCCGCCGAGACCTCGGTTTACGAGACCGCTTACCACTGGTTCAACGGGCTGCTGAGTGATGCTGGGTTTGAAAAAGAAAAGGTGGTGGGTGAGCGCAAGCTGTATGACGTGAGCTGTGATGCGGCGCTGCTGGACTTGCGGCCTTTGACTGCCCAACACCCCGGCTTGATGCACCCAACCGACTACAGCGCCACCCAGTCGGTCGGTGCCAGATTACACCGCGAAGGCCATCCCGGCTTGGTGACCACATCGGTGCGTTATGCACCTGGCACCAACTACGCGGTTTTGAACCCTGCTGTGTTGTCCAACCCGCGGCTTCACTGCCAACTGACCTATCGGCTTGATGGCCAACACATCGTCGTCGAGAAGCAGCCTGGCGTGATGTGGATGGACGTGGCGACGGCGGCGCTTTGA